From the Paenibacillus tianjinensis genome, the window AAGTGGAGATTATCCACTTAGAATTTCGATGTAGGTGCATGAGCGGAAATTAGGCGGAGAAATTCCAATTAATAATAAATTTGATAGCTAAAACAAAAGTAGCAGAACTGCCTTACCTTAGCCCATCAGCGCAGCCATCAGCGCTTTTTGCGCATGCAGGCGGTTCTCAGCCTGGTCGAAGATAACCGAGTTCGGGCCGTCGATCACGCCGGTGCTGACCTCTTCCTCACGGTGGGCCGGCAGGCAGTGCAGGAACAGGTAGTCGCTTTTCGCGCCTTTTACCAGTTCTTCATTGACCTGATAGTCCTTGAACGCTGCTTCACGCGCCAGCTGCTCAGCTTCGAAGCCCATGCTCGCCCATACATCCGTGTAGATGACGTCAGCATCCTGCACCGCTTCCTGCGGGCTGCGGGTGATAACGATGTTCGCGCCAGTCTCCTTGCCAATCTCACGCGCCTCCGCAACTACAGCGGCGTCAGGCTCATAGCCTTCCGGTCCGGCAATCGAGACATGTACGCCCAGCTTGGCCCCGCCGATCAGCAGGGAATGCGCCATGTTGTTGCCGTCGCCGATGTAGGCGAGCTTGAGGCCTTTGAGCTTGCCTTTATGCTCATAGACCGTCTGGTAGTCAGCCAGCACCTGGCACGGATGCGCCAGATCGCTTAGTCCGTTAATTACGGGAACTGAAGCGAAGCGGGCCAGCTCCTCCACCTTATCATGACCGAAGGTACGAATCATGATGCCGTCAAGGTAACGGGACATCACCTGTGCTGTATCGCCAACCGTTTCTCCGCGTCCAAGCTGGATGTCATTTTTGCTGAGAAACAACGCATGACCGCCAAGCTGAAACATTCCGACCTCGAAGGATACGCGTGTGCGGGTCGAGGATTTTTCAAAAATAAGTCCAATCGTCTTGCCCTTCAGCGGCTGGTAGACCTCACCGTTCTTTTGCTTCTGCTTCAGCTCTATAGCCAGATCAATCAGATACGTGATTTCCTCCGGACTATAGTCGTTCAGCTCCAGCAAATCACGGCCTTTGAGCTGCTGTGCGATAGTCGCCTTATCGCTTTGTACTCCCTGGCTCATGAATGTGCCTCCCCGTTAACTTTGTTAGCATAAGTATGAATGAGCTGGACTAGAATGTCCACCGCCTGGTGGATCTCATCCTCACTCACATATAGATTAGGCAGCAGCCGGATCACGTTCGGTCCGGCCTGCACGAATAACAGTCCCTGCTTCTGTCCGGCCAGTACAATATCCCCTACCGGCTCTGCGCATTCGATCCCGATCAAGAGGCCTTTGCCGCGGATTTCCTTCACAAACGGCGTATCCGCCAGCTGCTCTCTCAGCAGTCCGCGCAGGTACTCTCCCATCTCCTGGGCACGCTGCGGCAGCCCGTCTTCGAGCATGATTTCGATCGTCGCTTCCATCACCGCTGCAGCCAGCGGCGTGCCGCCGAAGGTGCTGGCATGGCTGCCCGGGCTGAAGGCTTCGCGCAAATATCCTTTGCCGAGCATTACGCCTGCCGGAAATCCGCTGGCTACCCCTTTGGCCAAGGTGAAAATATCCGGCTCAATGCCGTAGTGCTGATGAGCAAACAGCTTGCCTGTGCGGCCCATGCCGGTCTGCACTTCATCCACGATCAGCAGCAGACCGTGCTCTTTGCACAGCTCTACTACAGCATCCAGGAACTCCTGCTGGACTTCCAGCACGCCGCCTTCAGCCAGGATCATCTCCAGCATGATTGCTGCAGTATTATCCGTAATAGCAGCTTTCAGTGCCGGCAGATCATGCAGAGGTACGGTCTTGAAGCCCTCAGGAAGCGGAAGGAAGCCTTCCTTCACCTTTTGCTGGCCGGTCGCCGTGAGCGTC encodes:
- the argF gene encoding ornithine carbamoyltransferase, with protein sequence MSQGVQSDKATIAQQLKGRDLLELNDYSPEEITYLIDLAIELKQKQKNGEVYQPLKGKTIGLIFEKSSTRTRVSFEVGMFQLGGHALFLSKNDIQLGRGETVGDTAQVMSRYLDGIMIRTFGHDKVEELARFASVPVINGLSDLAHPCQVLADYQTVYEHKGKLKGLKLAYIGDGNNMAHSLLIGGAKLGVHVSIAGPEGYEPDAAVVAEAREIGKETGANIVITRSPQEAVQDADVIYTDVWASMGFEAEQLAREAAFKDYQVNEELVKGAKSDYLFLHCLPAHREEEVSTGVIDGPNSVIFDQAENRLHAQKALMAALMG
- a CDS encoding aspartate aminotransferase family protein, encoding MSELTQAEKDSLTGAADTRSGETKVQEAAPAKLSAVFPSYARYDLSLVKGKGSWVWDDQGNKYLDFMCGLAVTSLGHAPEKVGAKLKAQIDTLWHVSNLFHIPGQDRVAALLTGNSCADQVFFCNSGAEANEAAIKLARRYHQKVKGTGRYEIITFEQSFHGRTLATLTATGQQKVKEGFLPLPEGFKTVPLHDLPALKAAITDNTAAIMLEMILAEGGVLEVQQEFLDAVVELCKEHGLLLIVDEVQTGMGRTGKLFAHQHYGIEPDIFTLAKGVASGFPAGVMLGKGYLREAFSPGSHASTFGGTPLAAAVMEATIEIMLEDGLPQRAQEMGEYLRGLLREQLADTPFVKEIRGKGLLIGIECAEPVGDIVLAGQKQGLLFVQAGPNVIRLLPNLYVSEDEIHQAVDILVQLIHTYANKVNGEAHS